In the Raineyella fluvialis genome, GGCCAGCCGATCGGGCGGTTCACCGGCTGGAAGCCGGCCCGGCCCGTGGTCCAATGGGCAGCCCAGAAGAACCAGGAGAACGCGTGACCGTCCACTTCATCGGAGCCGGCCCCGGAGCCGCCGACCTGCTGACCTTCCGTGGGGCCGCCCTGATGGGTGCCTCACCGGTCTGCCTGTACGCCGGCACGTACGTCACCGAGGAGATGCTGGCGCATTGCCCCGACGGCGTGGAACTGGTCGACACGGCCGTGGTGAACCTTGATGAGCAGGTCGCCATCATGAAGCGCGCCGCCGACGAGGGCCGTGACGTGGCTCGCCTCTGCTCGGGCGACCCGTCGATCTACTCCGCGATCGCCGAGCAGACCCGTCGACTGGACGCCGAGGGCATCGAGTGGGACGTCACCCCCGGCGTCCCGGCCTATGCCGCGGCCGCCGCGCTGGTGGGCAAGGAGTTGTCCGTGCCCGAGGTCGCCCAGACGGTCATCCTCACCCGCGCCCAGCGGGACTCGACGAAAATGCCGCCGGAGGAGTCGCTCAAGGAACTCGCGAAGACCCACGCCACCCTGGTGCTGCACCTGGCGATCCGGTTCGTCCGCCAGATCCAGGAGACCCTCATCCCGGAGTACGGCGCCGACTGCCCGGTCGTCGTCGTGTCCCGGGCCGAGCAGCCGGACGAGCTGATCCTCCGCGGCACCCTCGCGGACTTCGCCGACGCCGTGGAGGAGCACGACCTGCGCCAGGCCGCCATCATCATCGTCGGCTGGGCCC is a window encoding:
- the cobM gene encoding precorrin-4 C(11)-methyltransferase, translated to MTVHFIGAGPGAADLLTFRGAALMGASPVCLYAGTYVTEEMLAHCPDGVELVDTAVVNLDEQVAIMKRAADEGRDVARLCSGDPSIYSAIAEQTRRLDAEGIEWDVTPGVPAYAAAAALVGKELSVPEVAQTVILTRAQRDSTKMPPEESLKELAKTHATLVLHLAIRFVRQIQETLIPEYGADCPVVVVSRAEQPDELILRGTLADFADAVEEHDLRQAAIIIVGWALDSEDFPDSHLYRTRHSR